A single Tenacibaculum sp. Bg11-29 DNA region contains:
- a CDS encoding aspartyl/asparaginyl beta-hydroxylase domain-containing protein, protein MQNNTKFLKLPFQFNIKKLISDLSLILDKNWVSHFNTDGYNGDWKAISLYAHNGEESNIFALSTATSIISETSILKKCHYFKEVINSFKCTILTARILRLNVGAEIKSHRDYELGYEDGNFRLHIPIITNSGVQFILDNTQLTMLPGECWYTNVNYVHSVKNTGQEDRIHLVIDLIRNKWTDELFFSLAPKDSFKPIPKENDSPETIRQVIEELKRSKEPAAKQLINELQHKLDNLNII, encoded by the coding sequence ATGCAAAATAATACAAAATTTTTAAAACTACCTTTTCAATTTAACATAAAAAAGTTGATAAGTGATTTATCTTTAATTCTTGATAAAAACTGGGTTTCTCATTTTAACACCGATGGCTATAATGGAGACTGGAAAGCTATTTCTTTATATGCTCATAACGGTGAAGAGTCTAATATATTTGCCTTATCTACAGCCACTTCAATAATATCAGAAACCTCAATTCTTAAAAAATGTCACTATTTTAAAGAAGTTATAAATTCTTTTAAATGCACTATACTAACTGCACGTATTTTACGACTTAATGTTGGTGCAGAAATTAAATCCCATAGAGATTATGAATTAGGCTACGAAGACGGTAATTTCCGTTTACACATACCAATTATTACCAATTCTGGTGTTCAATTTATTTTAGATAATACCCAATTAACAATGTTACCTGGTGAATGCTGGTATACCAATGTAAATTACGTGCATTCTGTTAAAAATACAGGACAAGAAGACCGTATTCATTTAGTAATAGATTTAATTAGAAATAAATGGACAGATGAATTATTCTTTTCATTAGCTCCTAAAGACAGTTTTAAACCTATACCCAAAGAAAATGATTCTCCTGAAACTATTAGACAAGTTATTGAAGAATTAAAACGTAGTAAGGAACCCGCTGCGAAACAATTGATTAATGAACTACAGCATAAATTAGATAACCTAAACATTATTTAA
- a CDS encoding phytanoyl-CoA dioxygenase, which produces MNNKQIIAEIKEITLSLLEPSLEQVKVEKGLNDIHLHFQKLTEITGFDTKIEHLAAIPSSKGKALGLNHAAQCLLDYKRTVKFLNAVILAIKEKQKEYPNEVIHFFYAGCGPYAPFITLIAPHFSPEEIQFSLLEINKASLESAKKLIHSLNLTTYIQEFHLADAVTFKVPKATKFHILFSETLDALLYRESYVPILYNLLPQFNKEVALIPENVLINMSLSNKPETNSSYQEHNIATILNVRESISLHKKEQPIPLQLPDKKIDLAPLDMSKYDRMILDTQVHVYNNIWLNRSESSLTLPLKMTLEQPFKNKAILFTYFIEPNIELKCKLE; this is translated from the coding sequence ATGAATAATAAACAAATAATTGCTGAAATAAAAGAAATAACACTATCATTATTAGAACCATCACTTGAGCAAGTTAAAGTAGAAAAAGGATTAAACGATATTCATCTTCATTTTCAAAAACTTACAGAAATTACTGGTTTTGATACTAAAATTGAACATTTAGCAGCGATTCCTTCTTCTAAAGGAAAAGCTTTAGGGTTAAATCATGCAGCACAATGTTTGTTAGATTATAAGAGAACTGTTAAATTTTTAAATGCTGTTATCTTAGCTATTAAAGAAAAACAAAAAGAATATCCTAATGAGGTTATCCATTTTTTTTATGCAGGCTGTGGACCGTATGCGCCATTTATAACTTTAATAGCACCTCATTTTTCTCCTGAAGAAATACAATTTTCTTTATTAGAAATAAATAAAGCATCACTTGAATCTGCTAAAAAATTAATTCATTCATTAAATTTAACCACATACATTCAAGAATTTCATTTAGCAGATGCAGTAACATTTAAAGTTCCAAAAGCTACTAAGTTTCATATTCTTTTTAGTGAAACTCTTGATGCCTTACTCTATAGAGAAAGCTATGTTCCTATACTTTATAACTTACTTCCTCAATTTAACAAAGAAGTTGCCTTAATTCCCGAAAATGTGCTTATAAACATGAGTCTTTCAAATAAACCTGAAACAAACTCAAGCTATCAGGAACATAATATAGCTACTATTTTAAATGTAAGAGAATCAATCTCATTACATAAAAAAGAGCAACCTATTCCGTTACAATTACCTGATAAAAAAATAGATTTAGCCCCATTAGATATGAGTAAATATGATCGTATGATATTAGATACACAAGTTCATGTTTATAATAATATTTGGTTAAACAGAAGTGAATCTTCCTTAACACTTCCTCTAAAAATGACTTTAGAACAACCTTTTAAAAATAAAGCTATCCTTTTTACCTACTTTATAGAACCTAACATAGAGTTAAAATGTAAATTAGAATAA
- a CDS encoding ankyrin repeat domain-containing protein, with amino-acid sequence MIENSIDVFKAILNGDITKIKQALINGENVNITRVIDANQSMLHYATNDKNTELIKLLIEHKININIKDEYGTTALHKAAKKGFISIVKMLIENGALVDIKDNKKVTPFNDAIYNNEIECAEFLLKNGANIDNKYDSNYVKGITSLLFAVEDSFVYSKKLVEFLTANGANPDIKDSKDNLLLTSAVEQNTLTDELVKATSNINIQDKDGKTVLHHAAASDSINPLKKLVKHDSLDFKILDNDGKVPLYYSINEARAAFFIKNGAAYDKTNEYSDLFRSLYGEQHIDLEKLNKLIDSGEEEKFEIPKLTNQLKNAIKDFAKKHQNETFYILTIEGNSISLNSEEAFKKTLKEYQNKYPEFYNEKDAIENLKFNTGDFKYQGVCFLQEGYIHHYYEEHCSLPDEEQNTSEYTIAMETLLKELQDKDTFKPLKISRDFKATQVAHTY; translated from the coding sequence ATGATCGAAAATAGCATTGATGTTTTCAAAGCAATACTAAATGGTGATATTACAAAAATTAAACAAGCGCTCATTAATGGAGAAAATGTAAATATAACAAGGGTCATTGATGCCAATCAATCTATGCTTCATTATGCTACGAATGATAAAAATACTGAACTTATTAAATTACTTATTGAGCATAAAATTAATATTAACATAAAAGATGAATACGGAACAACCGCACTTCATAAGGCTGCTAAAAAAGGATTTATTTCAATAGTAAAAATGTTGATTGAGAATGGTGCACTGGTTGATATAAAAGATAACAAAAAAGTAACTCCCTTTAATGATGCCATTTATAATAATGAAATAGAATGTGCTGAATTCTTATTAAAAAATGGTGCTAATATTGATAATAAATACGACTCAAATTATGTTAAAGGAATCACTTCCCTTCTATTTGCTGTTGAAGATAGTTTTGTTTATTCAAAAAAATTGGTTGAATTCCTTACAGCGAACGGAGCTAATCCTGATATAAAAGATAGTAAAGATAATTTACTTTTAACAAGTGCAGTTGAACAGAATACATTAACAGATGAACTAGTTAAAGCTACTTCAAACATAAATATTCAAGATAAAGATGGTAAAACAGTACTTCATCATGCTGCTGCTTCAGATAGTATAAATCCTTTAAAAAAATTAGTTAAACACGATAGTCTAGACTTTAAAATTTTAGATAACGATGGTAAAGTTCCATTATACTATTCAATAAACGAAGCTAGAGCTGCTTTCTTTATAAAAAATGGTGCTGCATATGATAAAACTAATGAATATAGCGATTTATTTAGGAGCTTATACGGCGAGCAACATATTGATTTAGAAAAGCTAAATAAGTTAATTGACTCAGGCGAAGAAGAAAAATTTGAAATACCTAAATTAACAAATCAATTAAAGAACGCTATAAAAGATTTTGCAAAGAAGCATCAAAACGAAACATTTTATATTTTAACAATAGAAGGAAACTCAATATCTTTAAATTCGGAAGAAGCGTTTAAAAAAACTTTAAAAGAATATCAAAACAAATATCCTGAATTTTATAATGAAAAAGATGCCATTGAAAATTTAAAATTCAATACCGGAGATTTTAAGTATCAAGGGGTTTGTTTTCTCCAAGAGGGCTATATTCATCATTATTATGAAGAACATTGTAGCTTACCTGATGAAGAACAAAATACTAGTGAGTATACTATTGCTATGGAAACTTTATTAAAAGAACTACAAGATAAAGATACTTTTAAACCTTTAAAAATATCTCGCGATTTTAAAGCTACTCAAGTAGCACATACATATTAA
- a CDS encoding SDR family oxidoreductase encodes MLNKKLIIITGASSGIGEATAKLFSKKGHPLLLLARRIDIIKAFNLPNALCEKVDVTDINAVKNAVIKAETQFGNADCIINNAGLMLLGDIATQDPLEWKKMFDVNILGLLNGMQVVLPKMKANQSGTIINISSIAGRKTFPNHAAYCGTKFGVHAITENAREEAASANVRMVTIAPGAVETELLSHTTSNEIKNGYEAWKNDMGGVLNPNDISNAIWYAYKQPQGVNIREIVIAATKQQP; translated from the coding sequence ATGTTAAATAAAAAATTGATTATCATTACAGGGGCAAGTTCTGGAATAGGTGAAGCTACCGCAAAATTATTTTCAAAAAAAGGACATCCTCTTTTATTGTTAGCTAGACGTATAGACATAATTAAAGCATTTAATTTACCTAATGCTTTATGCGAAAAAGTTGATGTTACAGATATTAATGCTGTTAAGAATGCCGTTATTAAGGCAGAGACACAATTTGGAAATGCAGATTGTATAATTAATAATGCAGGTTTAATGCTTTTAGGAGATATAGCAACACAGGATCCTTTGGAGTGGAAAAAAATGTTTGATGTAAATATTCTTGGCTTATTAAATGGTATGCAAGTTGTGCTTCCAAAAATGAAAGCAAACCAAAGCGGAACAATTATCAATATAAGCTCTATTGCTGGAAGGAAAACATTCCCCAACCATGCTGCATATTGCGGAACAAAATTTGGAGTACATGCTATAACAGAGAATGCTCGTGAAGAAGCTGCTTCTGCAAATGTTCGAATGGTAACTATTGCGCCTGGTGCAGTAGAAACAGAATTATTATCACATACAACTTCTAACGAAATTAAAAATGGTTATGAAGCTTGGAAAAATGATATGGGAGGAGTATTAAACCCTAATGATATCTCTAATGCAATATGGTATGCTTATAAACAACCACAAGGTGTAAATATTAGAGAAATTGTTATTGCAGCAACTAAACAACAACCATAA
- a CDS encoding LysR family transcriptional regulator — translation MDGRLLKFFIAVYEQKNLTRAAKQCFVSQPNISNGIKQLEEELGQILFERHKKGVELKTEAHYLYPIAKRLVGELNSLNSIFNEQEFKNKIKIGVADGLPQEHKQQFFRTVSNLCESIAWTTNGIGRENEINLLVREWKNEEDLFLPLWKEDYVLCIPNGHHLLNKEVINLKDLEKETFIHCPSCEAHQQCLSILNNETNKMVTVANCSSKTETLTMLMAGLGVTFLPKAFVDGWYGFEVKKFKGPKYFREVGLSYPRKSLGNPAILKIIEYFSKNELKVNKFEDFGYYLKTNL, via the coding sequence ATGGATGGAAGATTGTTGAAATTTTTTATAGCTGTTTATGAACAGAAAAATTTAACACGAGCAGCAAAGCAATGTTTTGTATCACAACCAAATATTTCAAATGGAATAAAGCAACTGGAAGAAGAACTAGGTCAAATACTTTTTGAGCGTCATAAAAAAGGAGTTGAATTAAAAACAGAAGCACATTATTTATATCCAATTGCTAAGCGTTTGGTAGGGGAGTTAAATTCTTTAAATAGTATTTTTAATGAGCAAGAATTTAAAAATAAAATTAAAATAGGTGTCGCTGATGGTTTACCACAAGAACATAAGCAGCAATTTTTTAGAACTGTATCTAATCTATGTGAATCTATAGCATGGACGACAAACGGGATTGGAAGAGAAAATGAAATAAATCTATTGGTTAGAGAATGGAAGAATGAAGAAGATTTATTCTTACCACTTTGGAAAGAAGATTATGTATTGTGTATTCCAAATGGGCATCATTTACTAAATAAAGAGGTTATTAATTTAAAAGATTTAGAAAAAGAAACCTTTATTCATTGTCCATCATGTGAAGCACATCAACAGTGTTTATCTATTTTAAATAATGAAACTAATAAAATGGTAACAGTTGCTAATTGTTCTTCAAAAACAGAAACTTTAACAATGCTTATGGCTGGTTTAGGTGTTACTTTTTTACCTAAAGCATTTGTTGATGGTTGGTATGGTTTTGAAGTGAAAAAATTTAAAGGGCCAAAATATTTTAGAGAAGTTGGTTTATCATATCCGAGAAAGAGTTTAGGGAACCCTGCAATTTTAAAAATTATTGAATACTTTTCAAAGAATGAATTAAAAGTGAATAAGTTTGAAGATTTTGGATATTATCTGAAAACTAATTTATAA
- a CDS encoding type VI secretion system Vgr family protein translates to MEVKTRIIIDNKQIDVFKSANLVQHINSHHFFKIILDQETIEEVGGHTIDKSKDWLGKPVIISFEEKEFIGVATDIALSHEDGHSGELIVSGYSKTILLESGKHMHSWLDKTLVNIVTETIDAAGVDANISPEFTSTIEYQSQYNETHYQFIQRLAKQYGEFFYYDGLKLIFGKPSPSDPIKVEYGSDLSNVKIAIKAVPNKANMFSYNALDDARSEVKSKDDVLGGLNELGVHSFNVSNEIFKIVPNNIASARVLDKSQIDMQMKKVQTEAVASLSTLTACSKKQGLGIGSTIKVSSAKYDKKNYDVKSYGEYMIIGITHTATSQGVYSNTFEAISSGVEVLPAPDVALPIAQPQIATVLSNEDPKNKGRVQVQFQWQKNQMKTSWLRVMTPDAGKSDLVGTNRGFVFVPEVDDQVMVGFRYSDPNRPFVMGSMFNGTTGAGGSEANKTKSLTTRSGATITIDDNEGDGKITVSDPSGNTITLNGDETITISAPKSILLDAAEITLLGKDKVHIESKEVTIVGTNSIKETSDTLVDIQSPKITASSDTTEIIAKMTVDIEGKLMTNVKGTIVNLN, encoded by the coding sequence ATGGAAGTAAAAACAAGAATAATTATAGACAATAAACAAATAGATGTTTTTAAAAGCGCAAACCTTGTACAGCATATAAATAGTCATCATTTTTTTAAAATTATTTTAGACCAAGAAACAATAGAAGAAGTTGGAGGTCACACCATTGATAAATCAAAAGATTGGCTTGGTAAACCGGTAATTATTTCTTTTGAAGAAAAAGAATTTATTGGTGTAGCCACAGATATAGCACTAAGTCATGAAGACGGGCATAGTGGTGAGTTAATAGTAAGCGGTTATTCTAAAACTATATTACTAGAATCAGGTAAGCATATGCATTCTTGGTTAGATAAAACATTAGTTAATATTGTTACAGAAACCATTGATGCAGCTGGTGTAGATGCTAATATTTCACCAGAGTTTACATCTACAATTGAATACCAATCACAATATAATGAAACTCATTATCAATTTATTCAAAGATTGGCAAAACAATATGGTGAATTTTTCTATTACGATGGGCTTAAACTTATTTTTGGTAAACCATCACCATCAGACCCAATAAAAGTTGAGTATGGTAGCGATTTATCTAATGTTAAAATAGCTATAAAAGCAGTGCCTAATAAAGCTAATATGTTTTCATATAATGCATTAGACGATGCAAGAAGTGAGGTGAAATCTAAAGATGATGTTCTTGGAGGGCTTAATGAGTTAGGAGTACACTCTTTTAATGTTTCAAATGAAATTTTTAAAATAGTACCTAATAATATAGCATCTGCTCGTGTATTAGACAAAAGTCAAATAGACATGCAAATGAAAAAGGTACAAACTGAAGCAGTTGCTTCTTTAAGTACACTTACTGCATGTAGTAAAAAACAAGGATTAGGTATTGGAAGTACTATAAAGGTTAGCTCAGCTAAATATGATAAAAAGAATTATGATGTAAAAAGCTATGGTGAGTATATGATTATTGGTATAACGCACACAGCTACTTCTCAAGGAGTGTATAGTAATACCTTCGAAGCGATATCATCGGGAGTAGAAGTATTACCAGCACCAGATGTAGCGTTACCAATTGCACAGCCACAAATTGCAACCGTCTTATCTAATGAAGACCCAAAAAATAAAGGACGTGTTCAAGTGCAATTTCAATGGCAAAAAAATCAAATGAAAACCTCTTGGCTTCGCGTAATGACACCAGATGCCGGAAAAAGTGATTTAGTAGGAACAAACCGAGGATTTGTTTTTGTACCAGAGGTCGATGATCAAGTTATGGTAGGCTTTCGTTATAGCGATCCAAACAGGCCTTTTGTAATGGGAAGTATGTTTAATGGTACTACAGGGGCAGGAGGTAGTGAAGCAAATAAAACAAAAAGCCTTACGACACGTAGTGGAGCAACTATAACAATAGATGATAATGAAGGAGATGGAAAAATAACAGTAAGCGACCCTAGTGGAAACACTATAACGTTAAATGGTGACGAAACTATTACCATATCTGCACCAAAAAGTATTTTATTAGATGCAGCAGAAATTACACTTTTAGGAAAAGACAAAGTACATATAGAAAGCAAAGAAGTAACCATTGTTGGTACAAATAGTATTAAAGAAACAAGTGATACTTTAGTTGATATTCAATCACCAAAAATAACAGCAAGTTCAGATACAACAGAAATAATTGCTAAAATGACAGTAGATATTGAAGGAAAGTTAATGACCAATGTAAAAGGAACTATTGTTAATTTAAACTAG